A stretch of Ipomoea triloba cultivar NCNSP0323 chromosome 11, ASM357664v1 DNA encodes these proteins:
- the LOC115997246 gene encoding probable WRKY transcription factor 31 has protein sequence MESLVNNGSSPPPTIQFPVSRFINPADHRHRRHEHGQEDPVDKRKVMDEMDFFADKSKDENAGRKDLHAPTELDFSINTCLRLLTSNTSSDDQSMVEDRLPSDCEKNGNKTELVAVKAELERMSAENRVLRDMLSQVSDNYTNLQTQMMSLMQRQKDNHHNHGKIDEEDNSNSGGIKFPRIFMDLGLATRRSNDGAVDEANLSSSPEGQNVRERSSRSPTSREESPEKGSSSGWGPNKVPRLDHGPESSSVDQATEATMRKARVSVRARSDAPMITDGCQWRKYGQKMAKGNPCPRAYYRCTMATGCPVRKQVQRCAEDRTILITTYEGNHNHPLPPAAMAMASTTSSAAKMLLSGSIPSADGLMNPNILARTLFPCSSSMATISASAPFPTVTLDLTQTPNPNPLQFPTRQPNNPQFPLPCSTNPAATAIFNQALYNQSKFSGLQLSQDLENHQSSQNPQLIDTLNSLTGDPNFTTAAIAAAITSIIGNSSNPATVTNGASNNANNGGSKSTNSSVPAN, from the exons atggAGTCTTTGGTCAACAACGGGTCGTCTCCGCCACCCACCATCCAATTCCCGGTGAGCAGGTTCATCAACCCGGCCGATCACCGTCATCGTCGCCATGAACATGGTCAAGAAGACCCCGTGGATAAGCGGAAGGTTATGGATGAAATGGACTTCTTTGCAGACAAAAGCAAGGACGAAAACGCCGGCAGGAAAGATTTACATGCTCCCACGGAATTGGATTTCAGCATAAAT ACTTGTTTGCGTCTTCTCACTTCAAATACCAGTAGTGATGATCAGTCAATGGTGGAGGATAGATTGCCATCTGATTGTGAGAAAAACGGGAATAAAACCGAG CTAGTAGCAGTGAAAGCTGAATTGGAGAGAATGAGCGCAGAGAATCGAGTTTTAAGGGACATGTTGAGTCAGGTTTCCGACAACTACACTAATCTCCAAACGCAGATGATGAGCTTGATGCAACGCCAAAAGgataatcatcataatcatggGAAAATAGACGAAGAAGACAATAGCAATAGTGGGGGAATAAAGTTTCCCCGGATATTCATGGATCTTGGCTTGGCAACCCGGAGATCCAATGACGGGGCGGTCGATGAAGCTAACTTGTCGTCGTCCCCTGAGGGGCAAAACGTCAGGGAGAGGTCTTCAAGATCGCCTACCTCGAGAGAAGAGAGCCCCGAAAAGGGGTCGTCTTCGGGTTGGGGTCCTAACAAGGTTCCTAGACTGGATCATGGTCCGGAAAGTAGCAGCGTTGATCAGGCTACCGAGGCCACCATGAGAAAAGCTCGTGTCTCCGTTAGAGCTCGATCCGATGCTCCCATG ATCACAGATGGTTGTCAATGGCGGAAGTATGGACAGAAAATGGCGAAAGGAAACCCGTGCCCTCGCGCATATTACCGGTGCACCATGGCCACCGGTTGCCCGGTTCGGAAGCAA GTTCAAAGATGCGCGGAGGACAGAACAATCTTGATTACAACCTACGAGGGCAACCACAACCACCCATTGCCGCCGGCCGCCATGGCGATGGCGTCGACGACTTCGTCGGCGGCGAAGATGCTACTTTCCGGCTCCATACCAAGCGCGGATGGGCTAATGAACCCAAACATCCTAGCCAGAACGCTATTCCCATGCTCTTCAAGCATGGCAACAATCTCAGCCTCCGCCCCATTCCCAACCGTCACGCTCGACCTAACCCAAACCCCAAACCCAAACCCACTCCAATTCCCGACCCGACAACCCAACAACCCGCAATTCCCGTTACCATGCTCAACAAACCCGGCCGCCACCGCAATATTTAACCAGGCGTTATACAATCAATCGAAATTCTCCGGCCTGCAACTCTCTCAGGACCTGGAAAATCACCAGTCCTCTCAAAACCCGCAATTGATTGATACACTTAACTCTCTTACCGGTGACCCAAACTTCACCACTGCGGCTATAGCCGCCGCCATAACTTCCATTATAGGAAACTCTTCCAATCCCGCCACCGTTACGAACGGCGCCAGTAACAACGCTAACAATGGCGGCAGTAAATCCACCAACTCAAGCGTTCCGGCGAATTGA
- the LOC115996992 gene encoding CCR4-NOT transcription complex subunit 9-like encodes MENLPETLCVDPTAPPLPPAETATFDVTPIEASSSISQSATVDELIHMLYNPNLRGEAMELLNKKRESCAELPIQLWNSFNTVYILLQEVISLYKKLSPLRITTKESTRVCNALALIQCMAAHPDTRMGLVRAKIPAYLYPFLEPTVNEKPLEFLRLTSLGVIGALVKIEDSNAPETVHFLLETEVFPLCLRCIDLGDELTQSVATLIVMKILMQEEGLNYCCALAERFFSVVQVLGRLVERLPETPCLRLLRYVVRCYLRLSELPSSLRSMAMETFRRCLPSKLTDERFLNVLHDDPQTARMLQQFFLNITTSSS; translated from the exons ATGGAAAATCTGCCGGAAACGTTATGTGTGGACCCAACGGCACCACCATTGCCGCCGGCGGAGACCGCTACTTTTGATGTGACTCCAATTGAAGCTTCCTCGAGCATATCGCAATCCGCCACTGTGGATGAGCTCATACATATGCTCTACAACCCCAATCTCCGCGGAGAGGCTATGGAGCTTCTCAACAAG AAGCGTGAATCGTGTGCTGAGCTGCCAATTCAACTGTGGAATTCCTTCAACACAGTTTACATACTTCTGCAG GAAGTGATATCCCTATACAAGAAGTTGTCTCCCTTGAGGATTACCACCAAAGAGTCCACTCGAGTTTGCAATGCTCTTGCATTGATTCAG TGTATGGCTGCTCACCCAGACACAAGAATGGGACTGGTGAGAG CTAAAATACCTGCGTATCTTTACCCATTCCTGGAACCAACTGTGAATGAGAAGCCCTTGGAATTTTTGAGGCTGACGAGCTTGGGGGTTATTGGTGCGCTGGTGAAG ATTGAGGATTCAAACGCGCCGGAGACAGTCCATTTCCTCCTCGAAACTGAGGTTTTCCCTCTCTGCCTCCGCTGCATCGACCTTGGCGATGAACTAACCCAATCT GTAGCAACTCTGATAGTGATGAAAATACTGATGCAAGAGGAGGGGCTAAACTACTGCTGCGCTCTTGCAGAGCGGTTCTTCTCTGTGGTGCAGGTGCTGGGGCGTCTGGTGGAGAGGCTTCCTGAGACTCCATGTTTGCGTCTCCTAAGATACGTCGTTCGTTGCTACCTTAGGCTCTCCGAACTCCCAAGCTCGCTTCG CTCCATGGCGATGGAGACATTCCGCCGTTGCCTTCCTTCAAAGCTCACAGACGAAAGGTTCCTCAACGTCCTTCAT GATGATCCGCAGACAGCGAGGATGTTGCAGCAGTTCTTTCTGAACATCACAACAAGCAGCTCTTAG
- the LOC115996213 gene encoding probable lipid-A-disaccharide synthase, mitochondrial, with translation MMIPTTFRNTKGSGLMPLLVKRAVSFSASTQSTVESASRDGELRLFIVAGEVSGDAIAARLMNSLKKLSPIPVRFAGVGGHRMSKQGLNSLFPMEDIAVMGIWELLPHLNQFRVKLKQAVQAALGFRPHAVVTVDSKGFSFRFLKHLRARYRKQGTLGPLHFHYVAPSFWAWKGGEARLGGLSEFVDHVLCILPFEAEVCRTNGVAASFVGHPTLEDILEFEGKDTTQGGWRVRGDAEKFRNEYGISSGSKVISLLPGSRLQEVTRMMPIFSNTVKQLQDSFPDLITTIHVAPNQHVERFVGEATCNWPASVILIPGGSHHMKYDSFSASSVALCTSGTVAMELQLARLPCVVAYRAHLLTEWIIRYKAKVSYISLPNILLESAIIPEALFRACTPSKLASLLRNLIFDESLRQKQIIAAEKVIRLLRPERISGSSTQLDSMSFDYTPSMIAASTILFSRRT, from the exons ATGATGATACCGACAACATTTCGGAATACGAAAGGCTCGGGCTTGATGCCGCTACTGGTGAAAAGGGCAGTATCGTTCTCTGCTTCGACCCAATCAACCGTGGAATCGGCTTCCAGGGACGGAGAACTCAGGCTCTTCATCGTTGCTGGGGAGGTTTCCGGCGACGCCATTGCCGCACGTCTTATGAATTCTCTCAAAAAGCTGTCTCCTATTCCCGTCCGCTTTGCTGGCGTTGGAGG GCATAGGATGTCTAAGCAAGGTTTGAACTCTCTCTTTCCAATGGAGGATATTGCAGTGATGGGTATTTGGGAGTTATTGCCACATCTTAATCAGTTCAGA gttaaaTTGAAACAAGCAGTGCAGGCTGCTCTTGGTTTTCGGCCACATGCTGTAGTCACCGTGGATTCAAAGGGGTTCTCCTTTCGTTTCCTAAAGCATTTGCGGG CTAGGTACAGGAAACAAGGGACGCTTGGTCCTCTGCATTTTCACTATGTTGCACCGTCATTCTGGGCGTGGAAAGGTGGTGAGGCAAGACTGGGTGGACTTTCGGAGTTTGTGGATCATGTCTTATGTATCCTTCCTTTTGAGGCAGAAGTTTGTCGAACAAATGGAGTAGCTGCAAGCTTTGTTGGCCACCCTACACTTGAAGATATATTGGAGTTTGAG GGGAAGGACACGACACAAGGGGGATGGAGAGTTCGAGGGGATGCAGAAAAGTTTAGGAATGAATATGGAATATCCTCAG GATCCAAAGTCATTTCCCTGCTCCCTGGAAGCAGATTACAAGAGGTCACTAGAATGATGCCCATCTTCTCAAACACGGTGAAACAACTACAAGATTCCTTTCCAGACTTGATTACGACTATCCACGTTGCACCTAACCAACATGTGGAGCGTTTCGTCGGTGAAGCGACCTGTAACTGGCCTGCATCTGTTATATTGATTCCGGGAGGATCACACCACATGAAGTACGACTCTTTTAGC GCTAGCAGTGTGGCACTGTGCACGTCTGGGACAGTTGCGATGGAGTTGCAGCTTGCACGCCTACCCTGTGTTGTGGCGTATCGAGCCCATCTCCTGACAGAATGGATCATACGTTACAAAGCTAAAGTATCATACATTTCTCTTCCCAACATTCTTTTAGAATCAGCGATAATCCCTGAAGCTCTGTTTCGTGCTTGCACGCCTTCAAAACTGGCATCATTGCTCCG GAACTTGATTTTTGATGAAAGTCTGAGACAGAAACAGATAATTGCCGCAGAGAAGGTTATTCGGTTGTTGAGACCTGAAAGAATCTCCGGCAGCTCGACGCAGCTGGATTCCATGTCTTTTGATTATACACCTAGTATGATTGCAGCTTCTACTATATTGTTTTCTAGGAGGACATGA
- the LOC115995639 gene encoding uncharacterized protein LOC115995639 isoform X1: MAVNQRCGQRVVKALLGVMAVCLAGYILGPPLYWHLMEAIAAVTRSSSSYYSCPPCTCDCNSQPLLAIPQGLSNASFTDCGKHDPEVGEDTEKNFAELLSEELKSREAEASENQHKADIALLEAKKLTSQYMKEADKCNSGMETCEEAREKADAALLAQKKLTALWESRARQKGWKDKAVKSQ, encoded by the exons atggcgGTGAACCAACGATGTGGACAGAGGGTGGTGAAGGCGCTGCTTGGGGTGATGGCGGTGTGCTTGGCCGGGTACATTCTGGGCCCACCATTGTACTGGCACCTCATGGAAGCCATAGCAGCTGTGACCCGTTCTTCTTCATCCTATTACTCTTGTCCTCCTTGCACCTGTGACTGCAATTCTCAGCCCCTTCTCGCTATTCCTCAAG GATTGAGCAATGCTTCTTTTACAG ATTGTGGAAAGCATGATCCCGAGGTTGGTGAAGACACAGAGAAGAACTTTGCGGAACTGTTGTCCGAGGAATTAAAATCCCGAGAAGCTGAAGCCTCAGAAAATCAGCACAAAGCTGATATTGCACTTCTAGAGGCAAAAAAGCTGACATCTCAGTATATGAAAGAAGCGGACAAGTGCAATTCTGGGATGGAGACTTGCGAGGAGGCTAGAGAAAAAGCAGATGCAGCGCTATTGGCACAGAAGAAACTGACTGCTTTGTGGGAGTCGAGGGCACGCCAGAAGGGATGGAAAGACAAGGCGGTGAAGTCTCAATGA
- the LOC115995639 gene encoding uncharacterized protein LOC115995639 isoform X2 has translation MAVNQRCGQRVVKALLGVMAVCLAGYILGPPLYWHLMEAIAAVTRSSSSYYSCPPCTCDCNSQPLLAIPQGLSNASFTDCGKHDPEVGEDTEKNFAELLSEELKSREAEASENQHKADIALLEAKKLTSQYMKEADKCNSGMETCEEAREKADAALLAQKKLTALWESRARQKGWKDKAVKSQ, from the exons atggcgGTGAACCAACGATGTGGACAGAGGGTGGTGAAGGCGCTGCTTGGGGTGATGGCGGTGTGCTTGGCCGGGTACATTCTGGGCCCACCATTGTACTGGCACCTCATGGAAGCCATAGCAGCTGTGACCCGTTCTTCTTCATCCTATTACTCTTGTCCTCCTTGCACCTGTGACTGCAATTCTCAGCCCCTTCTCGCTATTCCTCAAG GATTGAGCAATGCTTCT TTTACAGATTGTGGAAAGCATGATCCCGAGGTTGGTGAAGACACAGAGAAGAACTTTGCGGAACTGTTGTCCGAGGAATTAAAATCCCGAGAAGCTGAAGCCTCAGAAAATCAGCACAAAGCTGATATTGCACTTCTAGAGGCAAAAAAGCTGACATCTCAGTATATGAAAGAAGCGGACAAGTGCAATTCTGGGATGGAGACTTGCGAGGAGGCTAGAGAAAAAGCAGATGCAGCGCTATTGGCACAGAAGAAACTGACTGCTTTGTGGGAGTCGAGGGCACGCCAGAAGGGATGGAAAGACAAGGCGGTGAAGTCTCAATGA